A DNA window from Candidatus Protochlamydia naegleriophila contains the following coding sequences:
- a CDS encoding cryptochrome/photolyase family protein: MVKASIIWFRQDLRLEDHPALWAALEKGGAIIPLFIWDAEQGDEWRIGAASRWWLHHSLQGLKAGLKKLGLTLIVRQGKPLDEIFSVISRTGADAVYWNRLYEPFMIQQDAVIKAELLKQGIKAQSFNGSLLFEPWTVANKQGKPFQVFTFFWKQCLKLEEVGLPLPAPQSAKRYLGKIESCTIESLDLLPRIKWDSGLEKAWRPGFIEARCLIEKGVEVIGDYAKSRDRPDFAGTTLLSPSLHFGEVSPRMVWQAVKEKHDLNREGAEAYLRQLGWREFAHHLLYHFPQTPQEPLKKQFKAFSWKSDKQALKAWQRGKTGYPIVDAGMRQLWETGWMHNRVRLITASFLVKDLLIDWLEGAKWFWDTLVDADLANNTLGWQWVAGCGADAAPYFRVFNPITQGEKFDPEGEYVRRWVPELRHLPNKWIHRPWQAPEGVLVQAGVQIGVDYPTPVVDHAEARKQALDAYRRL, encoded by the coding sequence ATGGTTAAAGCATCGATTATTTGGTTTCGGCAAGATCTGCGTCTTGAGGATCACCCGGCTTTATGGGCTGCGCTAGAAAAAGGAGGAGCCATAATCCCTTTGTTTATTTGGGATGCGGAGCAAGGCGATGAGTGGCGGATAGGAGCTGCCAGCCGCTGGTGGCTGCATCATTCGTTACAGGGGTTGAAAGCGGGGTTGAAAAAACTTGGTTTAACGCTTATTGTACGGCAAGGCAAGCCTTTGGATGAAATCTTCAGTGTGATTAGCCGAACAGGTGCGGATGCAGTTTATTGGAATCGGTTGTATGAGCCATTCATGATCCAGCAAGATGCTGTGATAAAGGCTGAGCTATTAAAACAAGGAATAAAAGCTCAGAGCTTTAATGGAAGCCTATTATTTGAGCCGTGGACGGTTGCCAATAAGCAGGGCAAGCCTTTTCAAGTTTTTACATTCTTTTGGAAGCAGTGCTTAAAATTAGAAGAGGTTGGATTACCTCTACCGGCTCCTCAATCAGCTAAAAGGTATTTAGGCAAGATAGAGTCTTGCACGATAGAGTCTTTGGATCTTTTACCGCGCATTAAGTGGGATTCGGGGCTTGAAAAAGCATGGCGTCCAGGTTTTATTGAAGCTCGATGTCTAATTGAGAAAGGCGTTGAGGTAATTGGCGACTATGCTAAGAGTCGAGATCGACCAGATTTTGCTGGAACGACGCTTCTTTCTCCTTCTCTTCATTTTGGCGAAGTTTCACCGCGGATGGTTTGGCAGGCGGTCAAAGAGAAGCATGATTTGAACCGAGAAGGTGCCGAAGCCTATTTGCGACAGCTTGGATGGCGGGAATTTGCCCATCACTTGCTGTATCATTTTCCTCAAACTCCGCAAGAGCCGTTAAAAAAGCAATTTAAAGCTTTTTCATGGAAAAGCGATAAACAGGCTTTAAAAGCTTGGCAAAGGGGTAAAACCGGTTATCCAATCGTCGATGCCGGGATGCGGCAGCTTTGGGAGACTGGGTGGATGCATAACCGTGTCAGATTGATAACAGCCTCTTTTTTAGTTAAAGATTTATTAATTGATTGGCTTGAAGGGGCAAAGTGGTTTTGGGATACGTTGGTGGATGCTGATTTAGCCAATAACACACTTGGGTGGCAATGGGTAGCTGGGTGCGGTGCTGATGCAGCCCCGTACTTTCGCGTTTTTAATCCCATCACCCAAGGGGAAAAGTTTGACCCAGAAGGGGAGTATGTTAGAAGGTGGGTACCTGAGCTGCGTCATCTTCCAAATAAATGGATTCATCGACCTTGGCAAGCGCCAGAAGGTGTTTTGGTGCAAGCTGGAGTGCAGATCGGTGTGGATTATCCAACACCTGTTGTTGATCATGCAGAGGCTCGAAAGCAAGCGCTGGATGCGTATAGACGACTTTAA
- a CDS encoding TIGR01777 family oxidoreductase: MKILVSGSSGLVGSALVPFLETGHHQVFKLVRTRADLKPDEIAWDPERGVINSELLEGFGAVIHLAGENIAGLWTERKKRLIFESRVQGTRLLCRALSQLQHPPPVLISASAIGYYGNQGERILNEESPKGQGFLADVCQQWEEATQAASEKGIRTVHLRSGMILSPHGGALKNMLMPFKLGLGGPFGSGEQYISWIAIDDLLGIIYYAIRQASLVGPVNAVSPNPVTNQEFVKTLGHALNRPTFFKLPSFALKWVFGQMAEELLMSSQRVIPEVLEDKGFRFDYPDLSQALKHLLS, encoded by the coding sequence ATGAAAATATTAGTCAGTGGTTCTTCGGGTCTTGTGGGATCGGCCTTAGTTCCTTTTTTAGAAACCGGGCATCATCAAGTCTTTAAATTGGTAAGAACGCGGGCTGACCTCAAACCCGACGAAATTGCATGGGATCCAGAAAGGGGAGTGATTAATAGTGAATTACTGGAGGGATTTGGGGCTGTTATTCATTTGGCAGGAGAAAACATTGCCGGCCTGTGGACTGAAAGAAAAAAAAGGCTGATTTTTGAAAGTCGTGTGCAAGGCACCCGTCTTCTTTGCCGTGCTTTAAGTCAACTCCAGCATCCGCCCCCAGTTTTAATAAGCGCTTCAGCAATTGGATATTATGGAAATCAGGGCGAGCGTATTTTGAATGAGGAAAGCCCCAAAGGGCAGGGTTTTTTAGCCGATGTCTGTCAGCAGTGGGAAGAGGCAACGCAAGCGGCGAGTGAAAAAGGGATTCGGACAGTGCACTTGAGAAGCGGAATGATTTTAAGCCCTCACGGGGGTGCCCTGAAAAATATGCTTATGCCCTTTAAGCTTGGATTAGGCGGTCCTTTTGGATCTGGCGAACAATATATCAGTTGGATTGCCATCGATGATCTATTGGGGATTATTTATTACGCGATCAGGCAAGCTTCTTTGGTTGGGCCTGTTAATGCAGTCAGTCCCAATCCCGTCACGAATCAAGAGTTTGTAAAAACACTTGGCCATGCACTGAATCGGCCTACTTTTTTCAAACTCCCTTCTTTTGCTCTTAAATGGGTATTTGGACAAATGGCTGAAGAACTTTTAATGAGTAGTCAGAGGGTGATTCCAGAGGTATTGGAAGACAAAGGATTTCGCTTCGATTATCCAGACTTAAGCCAAGCCTTGAAACATCTCTTGTCATGA
- a CDS encoding DUF6268 family outer membrane beta-barrel protein, whose amino-acid sequence MKGNRFLATAWLAISALSFSLQATDISIDFSDYGSEHINNLAGSGTSTDYSSIETTDANATPRAAAKPTPFSLDVYFDSISPAKIERGFFKGDEVRYAEAEAELGMVFYHCPAYSEGANIALSYTNTYIHWSENPWFEQDRFHTVTFTLGGVTKRLQNWFWRGQLNINYDVGSAFSAEYFNYTLMAWGRYEYCQHIGLHVGFIAQTGMGMDRVYPILGADWQMSRNWKLNMVFPVNVSLEYILNKHWSLALAGRNFDSRHRVKKNEAHAKSVIRYQNIGAEFAIKYGSGTMTANLHAGTTLGGKYRIANRHNHDPHHYRLRPSGYFGGEVDVKF is encoded by the coding sequence GTGAAAGGGAATCGATTTTTAGCAACAGCTTGGTTAGCAATTAGTGCGCTTTCATTTTCTTTACAAGCCACAGATATCTCAATAGACTTTAGTGATTATGGGTCAGAGCACATTAACAACTTAGCCGGCTCAGGTACAAGCACTGATTACAGCTCGATCGAAACAACCGATGCAAACGCAACGCCAAGAGCTGCAGCCAAACCCACTCCATTTAGCTTAGATGTCTACTTTGACTCCATTTCTCCAGCCAAGATTGAGCGTGGATTTTTTAAGGGTGATGAGGTTCGTTACGCGGAAGCTGAAGCCGAATTGGGAATGGTGTTTTACCATTGCCCCGCCTATTCTGAAGGAGCGAATATAGCCTTAAGTTATACCAATACCTACATCCATTGGTCGGAAAATCCATGGTTTGAGCAAGACCGCTTCCACACAGTTACTTTTACTCTCGGTGGTGTTACAAAACGCCTACAAAATTGGTTTTGGCGTGGACAATTAAATATTAATTACGACGTGGGTAGTGCATTCAGCGCAGAGTATTTCAATTACACTCTGATGGCATGGGGACGTTATGAGTATTGCCAGCACATAGGCCTGCATGTGGGTTTTATTGCGCAAACAGGCATGGGAATGGATCGAGTCTACCCCATTTTGGGTGCCGACTGGCAAATGTCGAGAAACTGGAAGCTTAACATGGTTTTCCCAGTTAACGTTTCTTTAGAGTACATCCTCAACAAACATTGGTCTCTAGCTCTTGCAGGCCGCAATTTTGACTCTCGTCACCGTGTCAAAAAAAATGAAGCACATGCAAAATCGGTCATTCGCTATCAAAATATCGGCGCCGAATTTGCCATCAAATATGGCTCTGGCACGATGACTGCTAATCTGCACGCCGGTACTACGTTAGGCGGAAAATACCGCATTGCCAATAGACACAATCACGATCCCCACCATTACAGACTCCGCCCAAGCGGCTATTTTGGCGGAGAAGTCGACGTCAAATTCTAA